Part of the Desulfobaccales bacterium genome, ATCCAAATAATTAATTGAGGGTTTAATCCTTCCTGACACCTTCTTTGAAACTCATCTCACGATTCCGTAAATGACATCGTCCTTCAAGCCTTAGCGGATACTCTAAATCAGTGATCCTAATGCATGGTGATCAACACCATGAAAGGTTTTTATGCGGCTCATAACGTCACTCCATGGGCTCGTCTTATCAGTCGCCCGAGTAACGGACCAGCCAAGCCAGGGTAACCAGCAGCCAGCTTATTTCGTTGGCGAACTCGCTCATGGCCGCCCCTTTGCGGTTCCGATCCCAGCCGGCCTCGGCGATGGCAAAGCCTAAGAGAGCCAGCCGGATAAGGATGGAAAAATTGCTGGCGAGCAAGGCCGGGCCAGCCAAGCCCTGGCCGCCCTCCTGTAAGATAGTGTAGGCTAAGGTGATTTGGGGTATGCCGATAAATATAATCCCGGAGTAACCGTGTACTATAGGGTCGCTAAGGCCGCGGCCCCGGCGGCGCCCCCAGAGGACGGTGGCAATGAGACCGGCCCCCACAATAAGGGCGGTGAGGGTATCGGCAGCTCCCCAAATGTCCGTGCCCTTTATCAACAGTATGGCCAGGTCCGAGGCGATGATCACCGTCCAAAGGGCATAACAGGTGACGGCCTGGAGGGTCACCCGGCTGGGGCGGCTGACGTGGGCCCGGATGGTCAAGGCCAGGTTGATCAGCAGGAATGCCAGCCAGCTGGCGAGCCAGAAGCTGGGAATGCCCTGGGAGGTTTTGAGCAGGCGCAGGAATTCACTGCCACCGAAAACCAGGGCCAGGCCGATTTGGGCAAGGAACAAGATATCGGCGGTTGCTTTTTTGCTTATGAACATCGGGGTTTTTCCGGTTTGGGTTCTTTCCCTGTAAAAGTGATCCTGATTTGGGTCCGGGCACTAGGGACCGCACAGAGGCGGGCGGGGACGCCCGCCCTACCGGCGCGGAGCCGCGGAGATGCTTTTAGATTTGTGCTTCGCTGCACAATCTTATATACTTTTTTGTGGCATAAACCAATTTTGTGGAAAAGGCGGAATCTGCGAGTGGCAGATTTGCAGGTAGAATCACTCACCGATCTTGCTCCGGCGCGGCGGCAAGCCATCCTGTTCCGCTCCCAGGTGGATGTGAGCGCGGTGCTGGAAGTCGTATCGCCTATTCTCGCGGCCTTGCGCAAAAACGGCGACGCCGAATCCTTGCGGCAGCACGGGCAGTTTAAGGCCGGCATCTCTTCCGCTGACTTAGAGGCCACGCCTAAGGAAATCGAAGCCGCGTATCGGAGCCTGGATCCTAAAGTCCTGACGGCGCTCAAGACCGCGGCCGCCAATATTGAAAAATTTCATCAGGCCCAGAAAGAACGGGAGATGTGGGCCCTGGAGGTCAAGCCCGGCATCCTGGCAGGAAGGCTGACCCGGCCTCTGGCCCGGGTGGGCTGTTATATCCCCGGAGGCCTGGCCTCGTACCCATCGAGTGCCTTGATGAACATTATTCCCGCTAAAGTGGCAGGCGTGGCCGAAATCGTGGCCGCCACCCCGCCCGGCCCGGAGATGGCGGTGAACCCCGCCACCCTGGTGGCCGCGCACCTGGCGGGGGCAAGCCGCCTCTTTAAGATCGGCGGCCCCTGGGCCATCGGCTCTTTGGCTTACGGGACTGAACTGGTTCCCCGGGTGGACAAGATCGTGGGACCGGGTAATAAGTACGTCACCGCGGCCAAGCTCTTGGTCTTCGGACAGGTGGACATCGATTCCCCCGCTGGCCCCAGCGAAGCCCTGATTCTGGCGGATGAAACCGCTGAGGCGCGGTTTGTGGCGCTGGATTTCCTCTCCCAGGTGGAGCACGACCCTGAGGCCGCAGCGGTGTTGGTGACGACCTCTGAACGTCTCGCCAGTCAAGTTGTGGAGATCATTACGCAGGAATTGCCCCACCTGCCCCGTCGGGAGATCATCGAGGCTGCCCTGTCCAAGTACTCCGCGGTGCTGGTGGCTCCCTCCCTGGAGGCGGCGTTGGAGTTTGCCAACCTCTATGCCCCGGAACATCTTCAGGTCGTCACCCGGGACCCCTTTGTCCTGTTGCCCCGCATTCAACACGCCGGCTCTATCTTCCTGGGGCCGTATGCCCCGGTGCCGGTGGGCGACTACGCCTCTGGGACGAATCACGTGCTGCCCACGGGGGGTTGCGCCCGGATGTTCTCCGGTTTGAGTGTGGACGACTTTATCAAGAAACCCACCTTTCAGCACTTCACCCGGGAGGCGCTGGAGGGACTCAAAGATACGGTCATTACTTTAGCCGAGCACGAGGGGCTTTTTCTGCACGCCCGGGCCGTAGCCGAAAGGTTTCGTAATGCGTAGCCGTTCAATAAAGGTGCTGGAAAACGCCTTGCTGATCCCGATGCCACCCGCTTCGGAATGCGGGGAGAAGTGATCCCCTGAAATTATGCCCAGATCAGGACCATAAGCCATGCCGACGCCTAAAGTCCCCACAGTCATCCTGCCCTTAGCCGAAATCGCCGACGTCCAGAATCATGTCAGCCCCCACACCATCGACATCGACAAGGTGGGGGTCAAGAACATCTCATACCCCATCATGGTGCTGGACAAGTTCAACGGCACCCAGAACACGGTGGCCCGCATCAACATGTACGTCAACCTGCCCCACCGGCACAAGGGCACCCACATGAGCCGGTTCATCGAGATCTTGAGCGAACACCGCCGGGACGTCAGCCTCAAGAAGATCGGCCCCATCCTGGAGGAGACCCGGCGGCGCCTCCACGCCCAATCGGCCCACATCGAGATGAGTTTTCCCTATTTCATCGACAAGGAGGCGCCGGTCACCAAGGCCAGGGGGTTGATGGAATATATCTGCAACTTCAAGGGTTCTTTGGATGAGGACGGCGTCCTGGACCTGGTGGTGGGCATCACCGTGCCCATTACTACGCTTTGTCCCTGCTCCAAGGAGATCAGCCAGGCGGGGGCGCATAATCAGCGGGGCGAGGTGCGGGTCCAGGTGCGCTATAAGAAGTTCTTCTGGATTGAAGACCTGATTCGACTGGTGGAGGAATCGGCCTCCTGCGAGGTCTATGCGCTGTTGAAACGCCAGGACGAGAAATTTGTCACCGAAAAAGCCTACAGCAATCCCATGTTTGTCGAGGATGTGGTCCGGGAGATCGCGCATCACCTGAGCCATGATGACAACTTCTCCTGGTACGCGGTGGAGTCGGAAAACTTTGAATCCATCCACAACCATTCCGCCTACGCCTACATCGAGTCCCAACCACCTGAGGCTTGATCCGGCCCCAGCTGCTTCTAGCGAATTCTGGAGATGCTCTAAAACCAAAATCCCCCCTAACCCCCCTTTGGCAAAGGGGGGAACTATAAGGAAAATTTCTGGCCCCGGAGGTAGTCAGTTATGGGACAAGATAGACCTGATCTGGTCTCGGTCTATAGAGAGATCGACCAAGCCGGCCTATCTTTACAAAGCCGGTTCACCTTCCACTGCCATGACGGACTGGCCTGCTTCAACCGGTGTTGCCGCACCCCCACCATTATCCTGAGTCCTTATGATATCTTACGCCTAAGGGAGTTTCTGGGTATCACTTCCGGCGAATTTCTTGAGCGTTTTACCCGGCGGGAAACCGAGGATATGTCGAACCTGCCCCTGGTCTTTCTGGACCCGTTCAGGCCGGCCGGCGAGGGTTGTCCTTTCCTGGAGGACACGGGTTGCCGGGTTTATAGCCATCGCCCGACGGCCTGCCGCCTCTTTCCCATCACCATGGGCAGCCAGATCACGGAACAGGGCGTGGTGGACTATTATTTTTGCCGGAAGCTGGATTATTGTCAGGGGTTCGATACGGACGTCGAATGGACGGTGGAAGCATGGCAGGCCAACCAGGGATTTAAAGAGTATGATCAGGGCCGCCGCATTTGGCTTGAACTCATGCTGAAACAAGGCCTGCGGGGACCGGTGGACGCCCGGGTGCAGGAGCTTTTTGCCACCATGGCCTATGACCTCGACAAAGTTCGCCAATTGCTTAGTGAGCCGGCTTTTCGTCAAGCAAGCGATGTGGATGCAACGGTATGGGAATCTCTTAATACAGGTGCGAGCGATACGGCCTTGCTCGATTTCAGTTACCGTTATCTTCAGTCAGTCCTGTTCAGGGATATTAAGCGCGGCTAAATCCTCCTCTGTCCCCTTGAGAAGAAAATGGCTAGGCGCAATATAGACGCGGTCTAGCCGGTCCCGCCCTCAGACGGATATCAGTCCCAAGTCCTGAGCCATTACCTCTCCCTAAATTCCGGCATTTTCCAATAAATCTATATAGTTTTAAATAAATCATAAATTATGTGATAATTAATTATATTCAACTCATTGATTTTAGAGGAGCAATGCTTATTTAAAAACTTACATAATTCATCGAGTCTTAAATGCTCACGCGATAGAGGAGGTCGTATCATGGCAGGTTTGATTGAGAAAGTGAAAGGTGGCTATAAAGTGGACGGCATGGATTTGCTCGCGGCCAACTGCGGCTGCGGCGGGCTCAGCGGTCCTGGCGGATCGGGAATAGGCGATTGTTGCATGACCTACTCCCGGGTCAAACACGATGGCAATACCGTCATGTATGTCGGTAAGAAGACCACCCCCAACACGAGCAACAATTTTGAGTGGGGCTATAAAGTCAAGAAGGACGTCACCCAGGTGGAGGTGAAGATGTTGGACACCCGGGGCGCCACATTTAAATTCGGGGGTATTGAGCCACCGCCCCTGTCGGCCTGGCAGAAAAAGGGCTGGACGGTGGTGGACCAGTTCGAACGGCCGGTTTCCGGCACCGGCGAGCCCCTGCCGGCCTGGTGTGACAGCGCCGAATCGGCCTGCGAGCGGCCGGAGGTTGAACTGGAATCGCCCAAAGGGGATATCAAGAAGTAGAGAGCTCTTGTGGGGGGCAGGCCTCTGCTTGCCCAGATTCTCTCCTAATAAAAGGTGGCGGGCACAGAGGCCTGCCCCACTGGCTCATCGGCCACCACAAAGACAACGGGCGGGACCGGAGAGATTTTCTCCGGATTTCCCGCCCGTTGTCTGAGGGGGCCTGGCGATCAGGCCTTATTCTTCGGATCTTTTGGCTTTTTTCCCTTTTCTGCCGGTCTTGCCGGCTGCGCCCTTTTTGGCCCCTAGCAGTTTATCCTGTTCCGGATGCGGCCCCAGCCACAGGACCTGGCCGGAGTCGATCTCGTAGATGGCCCCCACCACCCTGACCTGGCCGCCCTTGACCTTGTCCCGGATAATGGGACTGGCCCCCAACATATCGGTGATGGCCTGCCAGACATTGTCTTTGATGGCGGCGTTGAGGAGCACGTCCTTGGCGGCCTCGGGGTGGTCCTCCCGGGCTTTGGCCACCGCGGGTCGAATGGGCTCTACCAGGGCTGCGATATTGGGGGGCAGTTTGTCATCATCTACTACCGCAGTGACCGCACCGCACTGGGTATGCCCCAGCACCATTACCAAGGGTGTGGCCAGATGGTCCACGGCGTATTCGATGGAGCCGATCTCATCGGTGGCCGCGACATTGCCCGCCACCCGGACCACGAAGATATCGCCGATGCCCTGATCGAAGATGATTTCCGGCGGGACCCGGGAATCGGAGCAGGTAAGGACCGTGGCCAGCGGATGCTGCCCCTGGCCGGCAGTCAAGGCGCGGCGCTCCCGGTCCTGGTGGGGGTGCCGGGGTTTGCCGTCAACGTAACGCCCATTGCCTTCTTTGAGAATCCTGGCGGCCTCATCCGTTGAAATCCCCGGGCCGGCGCTGGATGCCGCGACGGGACCTGCCAGAACTGCCAGGGAGAGCACAAGACATAAAAGCAGAGCAGTTTTCTTCATAACGCCTCACTTGCCGCAGGACGGAGCCGGGGCCGCGGGCGAGGCGCCCTTGGCTGGGCCTTCCTCCCCCCTCATCAACTCCTTGGCTAGTTCCATCATTTCTTTGAGCTTTTGATCCACTTTGCCATTCACCGTATCGGGCTCGAAGGTGCCGTCGGGTTGGCGCGTTCCCGCGGGCAGGCCGGTGAGAAGTTCCAGGGCCTCATCCGCCGAGCCCACGGCCCAGACGTGAAACTTGCCTTCCTTAACCGCGTCCACCACTTCTTTTTTTAGCATCAGATCCTGGACATTGGATTTGGGGATAATCACCCCCTGGCTGCCGTCCAGGCCCCGGGCTTTGCAGACCTTATAAAACCCTTCGACTTTCCAGTTGACCCCGCCGATGGGCTGGGCCTCGCCGCGCTGGCTCATGGAACCGGTCATGGCGATGTTTTGGGCCAGAGGAATTTCGGCCAGGGCGGACATCAGGGTGCAGAGTTCCGCCAGGGAGGCGCTGTCGCCTTCCACCATGCCGTAGCTCTGTTCGAAGCAGAGGCTGGCCGACAGGGTCAGGGGCTTGTTCTGGGCAAAACGGCTCTTCAGAAAGCCTGCCAGAATGAGGACGCCTTTGTTGTGGATATTGCCGGAGAGTTGGGATTCCCGGTCGATGGTCAGCACCCCTTCTTTGCCCAGGCTGGTGGTGGCGGTGATGCGGGACGGCCGCCCGAAGCCGTGGTCGCCCGTCATATATACGGACAGGCCGTTCATCTGGCCCACCACCTGACCCCCGGTCTCGATGAAGAGCATCCCCTCATCGATGAATTCCTGCAATTTTTCTTCCGGCAGGTCGGCCCGATAAATCTGCTCGGCGATGGCCTTGTCAACATCGGAGCCGAAGACCACGTCGTGGGTGTTGGTCCGGGCCCAATAGTTGGCCTCCTTTAGGACATCCTGGACCTCTTTGAGCTGCAGGGTGAGCTTCTGCTGATGCCCGGCCAGCTCCTGGGCATGTTCAACCAACCGGGCCATGCCGGTCTTATGAAGCGGCATGAGTTTCTGGTCTTTACAAAAGGCGGCCAGCATCCCGCAGAATTTCAGGATGTGGTCGTCGGTCTTCTTCATGCGCGAATCGAAGTGCGCCTTGATTTTGAAGAACTTGTGAAAATCCTCGTCGTAGATATAGAGGATCTGGTAGACATACGGGTCGCCCACCAGGATGATCTTGATGTTTAAAGAGATGGGCTGGGGCTGGAGGCTGCGGGTGGTGATCAGCCCGTACATCTCCATGGGGTCCTCGATCTTGACTTCACCGTTTTTCAGGCAGCGCTTCAAGGCTTCATAGGAAAAGAACCAACGCAGCAGGTCCATGGCCTCCAGGACAAGATAACCACCGTTGGCTTTCTGCAAGGCTCCGGCCCGGATCAGGCTGAAATCCGTCACCAGGGCGCCGAATTGGGCCCGGCGCTCCACCGCCCCGAAAAGGTTGGGATAGGTGGGATTGTTCTCCATGAGTACCGGTGCGCCCTTGGTCTCGGAGTGATCAACGAAGACATTTATCTGATATTGCACGAAAGAGGGCTCCGGAGTCGGGAAGGGAAAGGGTCCCTGGGCGCCGGGCCTGCGCTTCAAGTCTTCGATATTTTTCAGGATATCTTCCTGCACATCCTTGAGGTAATCGGCTACCTGGGGCAGGTCCTGGTATTTCTCCCGCAACTCTTCGATGTGATGGCCCACCACATAGAGGGCCACATCCTGGTCCAGCTTCTTCTCCTTTTCCTGGAACTCCTTTTCCATCTTCCGGATCTTGCGGATGGCCTCGTTCATTTCGATGTGAAGCTGGGTGGACTTCTGGCGCAACGCCTCACGCTCTTCGTCACTCAAGGCCTTGAGTTCTTCCTCACTCAAGGGCTTGCCCTCTTTACCGGGGAAGATCATCAGGCCTGTGGGGGAGATGTTAAGAATAAAGCCCTGTTCCCCCGCTTTGGCGTCCAACTCCTGGAGGATCTTGTTGCGTTCCTGGGTAAAGCTGGCCATGAGGGCTTCCCGCCGGCTGGAGTAGTCTTCGCTCTCGAACACCTCAGGGACTTGGACCCGCAGATTGGAAATAAGCTCTTCCATGTC contains:
- a CDS encoding ATP-binding protein, with amino-acid sequence MSPNRWELKPESLRAVCDPDSLGFETTLDVPAPKEKVVAQDRAVHALEFGLGVKDLEYNIFVAGPPRAGKTEAIMAYVQELAAKEPTPPDYIYVHNFKDPEQPQSLSLPNGKGRLLKADMEELISNLRVQVPEVFESEDYSSRREALMASFTQERNKILQELDAKAGEQGFILNISPTGLMIFPGKEGKPLSEEELKALSDEEREALRQKSTQLHIEMNEAIRKIRKMEKEFQEKEKKLDQDVALYVVGHHIEELREKYQDLPQVADYLKDVQEDILKNIEDLKRRPGAQGPFPFPTPEPSFVQYQINVFVDHSETKGAPVLMENNPTYPNLFGAVERRAQFGALVTDFSLIRAGALQKANGGYLVLEAMDLLRWFFSYEALKRCLKNGEVKIEDPMEMYGLITTRSLQPQPISLNIKIILVGDPYVYQILYIYDEDFHKFFKIKAHFDSRMKKTDDHILKFCGMLAAFCKDQKLMPLHKTGMARLVEHAQELAGHQQKLTLQLKEVQDVLKEANYWARTNTHDVVFGSDVDKAIAEQIYRADLPEEKLQEFIDEGMLFIETGGQVVGQMNGLSVYMTGDHGFGRPSRITATTSLGKEGVLTIDRESQLSGNIHNKGVLILAGFLKSRFAQNKPLTLSASLCFEQSYGMVEGDSASLAELCTLMSALAEIPLAQNIAMTGSMSQRGEAQPIGGVNWKVEGFYKVCKARGLDGSQGVIIPKSNVQDLMLKKEVVDAVKEGKFHVWAVGSADEALELLTGLPAGTRQPDGTFEPDTVNGKVDQKLKEMMELAKELMRGEEGPAKGASPAAPAPSCGK
- a CDS encoding YkgJ family cysteine cluster protein, yielding MGQDRPDLVSVYREIDQAGLSLQSRFTFHCHDGLACFNRCCRTPTIILSPYDILRLREFLGITSGEFLERFTRRETEDMSNLPLVFLDPFRPAGEGCPFLEDTGCRVYSHRPTACRLFPITMGSQITEQGVVDYYFCRKLDYCQGFDTDVEWTVEAWQANQGFKEYDQGRRIWLELMLKQGLRGPVDARVQELFATMAYDLDKVRQLLSEPAFRQASDVDATVWESLNTGASDTALLDFSYRYLQSVLFRDIKRG
- the folE2 gene encoding GTP cyclohydrolase FolE2, whose translation is MPTPKVPTVILPLAEIADVQNHVSPHTIDIDKVGVKNISYPIMVLDKFNGTQNTVARINMYVNLPHRHKGTHMSRFIEILSEHRRDVSLKKIGPILEETRRRLHAQSAHIEMSFPYFIDKEAPVTKARGLMEYICNFKGSLDEDGVLDLVVGITVPITTLCPCSKEISQAGAHNQRGEVRVQVRYKKFFWIEDLIRLVEESASCEVYALLKRQDEKFVTEKAYSNPMFVEDVVREIAHHLSHDDNFSWYAVESENFESIHNHSAYAYIESQPPEA
- a CDS encoding carbonic anhydrase, with the protein product MKKTALLLCLVLSLAVLAGPVAASSAGPGISTDEAARILKEGNGRYVDGKPRHPHQDRERRALTAGQGQHPLATVLTCSDSRVPPEIIFDQGIGDIFVVRVAGNVAATDEIGSIEYAVDHLATPLVMVLGHTQCGAVTAVVDDDKLPPNIAALVEPIRPAVAKAREDHPEAAKDVLLNAAIKDNVWQAITDMLGASPIIRDKVKGGQVRVVGAIYEIDSGQVLWLGPHPEQDKLLGAKKGAAGKTGRKGKKAKRSEE
- the hisD gene encoding histidinol dehydrogenase; the encoded protein is MADLQVESLTDLAPARRQAILFRSQVDVSAVLEVVSPILAALRKNGDAESLRQHGQFKAGISSADLEATPKEIEAAYRSLDPKVLTALKTAAANIEKFHQAQKEREMWALEVKPGILAGRLTRPLARVGCYIPGGLASYPSSALMNIIPAKVAGVAEIVAATPPGPEMAVNPATLVAAHLAGASRLFKIGGPWAIGSLAYGTELVPRVDKIVGPGNKYVTAAKLLVFGQVDIDSPAGPSEALILADETAEARFVALDFLSQVEHDPEAAAVLVTTSERLASQVVEIITQELPHLPRREIIEAALSKYSAVLVAPSLEAALEFANLYAPEHLQVVTRDPFVLLPRIQHAGSIFLGPYAPVPVGDYASGTNHVLPTGGCARMFSGLSVDDFIKKPTFQHFTREALEGLKDTVITLAEHEGLFLHARAVAERFRNA